The region TGGTCAAATGTCACATCTATTGGATTAATATGGCAACTCTAaagggtgaatagggttttaaataaaaaaaagtatttaaatatgcttaattttcataattatcaaGCTTTTTAGATCCATTATAACTCtattcaaaacaataaataattatgaaaggCTTAGAATATGGAATAAATCACGATATTAATTTCACAGTTCAATAGGGAAaagtaagaaaatttaatattgtattCCTTACACTGGTTCGATCAAACTCACTTACTCCACTCACCAAGTACTTAAANCTGGTTCGATCAAACTCACTTACTCCACTCACAAAGTACTTTTGCTACAaactctttttacgagtttaAAAGCAAACTCAATACTTTATATGACTCAAGATCAAACCGTTATAgttgttgaaattttaaacAGCTGAGGTCAAGAGTAGATTTACCATTTGAATACTCAAAACAATATACTNGCTGAGGTcaagagtagatttacaatttgaatACTCAAAACAATAtactcaaaatataatataactcTCTctaaagaagattaaaaaaataaaaagcgaAAGTTTGTAGAGTCAAACACAGAAACTTTAGAAAAGTATAGAATttaagaaaggaaaaactttTGCATAAATtaggatgagtataaaaaggAAGATGGAGTAGCAAAAATCATCGTATAAATGGTatatttcatgaaattatgTTGTTGTGAACATATCTAAAAAGATATATGGCGCAGGAGAGGAAGTTAGTGTTTGTTTCTGCTTGCGAAACCATTTTCCATCATTAAACTCTATCTATGTTGCGTTAGGTAAGATGTTTGGAACTGAATTTCCTTTATAGGGCACCAAATTGGGGACTCAAAATCTCATTCCCAACtttcattcttcattcttcattcttcattcCTCATTCCTCATTCCTCATTCTCGTTCTCATTTTCAGCCAATTTTGACACCTCTTATTCctaagtaataataaatttttagcGCCCAATAGTCCAGTTAGTGACCATGGGCGACAACCATGAAACACAAAGTTGGCTATTTGTGAAACAAGTTGTCGAAGGACGATGGTTTTCAGTGTTCACCTCTTTTCCGATCATGATCGGTTGCGGTTCACCTTACTTGTTCGGAACATACTCCAAActcttaaaaacaaaatttgactacAATCAAACTCAACTTAATACCTTGGGATTTGCTAAAGATCTCGGCTCCAACCTCGGAGTTTTTGCCGGGCTTTTCGCCGAGGTGGCTCCTCCGTGGATGCTTTTCCTTGTGGGGATATCCTCCAATTTCTTCAGCTACTTTATGATTTGGCTCTCCGTTTCTAGCTACGTCCCAAAACCCCATTTATGGCTAATGTTTGTTTACATCTATATTACTTCTAATTCACAGAACTTCCCCAACACCGCCGTTATGGTCACTAGCGTTGGAAATTTTCCTGATCAACGCGGTATCATTTTGGGCCTTCTCAAGGGTTTCGTTGGCCTCGGTGGTGCCATCCTAACTCAGATTAATTTAGCAATCCACGGCAACCAAAATTCTATCGatcttctcctccttctttcATGGCTACCCTCCATTGTATGTTTCTTGTGTTTTCTTCCAATTCGGACAATCAAAGCTCGAAAGCATCCACAGGAGCTCAAAGTGTTCTACCACTTGCTTTACGTGTCCATAGCGATTGCGGTGTTCCTCTTGTTTCTCACCATAACCCAGAGAAACATTGCTTTCTCTCAGGCTGGTTATGCCGGTGGCGTCGCGGTCATCGTCGTCTTAATCTGTCTGCCCCTTCTGATAGCTATTAAAGAAGaactttttctcttcaaactcgGTAAACAAACCATGAATCCTTCTGTTGTTGTTTCGATTCCCCGTGAACAACTtaaggaaatttcaaaaaattctttGCCGAGTGTCTCAAATGTATGTAAGGAGCCGCAAAGAGGAGAAGATTTCAGCATCTTGCAAGCTCTTCTAAGCAAAGATATGGCTCTTATTTTCATAGCAACGGTTTCTGCATGTGGGTCGTCCGTTGCAGCCATTGACAATCTTGGGCAGATCGCCGAGTCACTTAAATATCCAAATCATTCCATAAGTATTTTGGTTTCATGGATTTCcatattcaatttctttggTCGAGTCTTCTCCGGTTTCATCTCTGAAACCCTTATGACCAAATACAAATTACCCCGCCCTTTCCTGTTCGGTCTTACCCAAGTTTTCACCTGCATCGGCTTGCTCTCCATCGCATTCCCTTATATAAATTCAGTCTATGTAGCTTCGTTGATCATTGGGTTTGGCCTTGGAGCCCAAACTCCATTGATATTCGCCATAATCTCTGATCTCTTCGGCCTCAAACATTACTCGACACTGCTCAACTGTGGGCAACTGGCTGTCCCACTTGGATCTTATATAATGAATGTGGAAGTAATAGGGAGGTTTTACGATGCAGAAGCCACTAAAATTGGAAATGTGAAGAACGGGAAGGGCCTAACTTGCACTGGAACTCATTGCTTTAGTGAATCGTTCATGATTTTGGCTGCAGTGACCTTGTTTGGAGCGATGGCTTCATTGGTGCTAGCTTATAGAACTCGAGACTTCTACAAAGGAGATGTATATAAGAAATACAGAGATGACATGGAGGTTAAGCATTCGAACGTGGAATTATATTCTTCCGATGATAAGAACAATGAACACAAAATGAAAACTCATGATCAAAGTAAATAAGAGAAACTACTCAACAAAAGCATACCTACTTTAGGACATTCTACTTTAGTTTTAgccttttgattttgtgtggttggtgtttcattcttttataagGATTTCTTTAAgaccatttataaatttattatcaaGAAAGTGGCATGACTAGTAAAACAAATTGTGGACATGGGAGAAGggagtttgaaatttaatgattttggAACATTAGTGgttgatatatttaatatcaactatctttttatttcttaccaTTGACATACTTTACATTTGATATGCCATATATATGCCATATACAAAATCGAGACGGTCACTCTTGACTTAGAATGAAAATCGACTCgataatttctataatttaaaaataatagttaatcaaatagatttttatataattcaacaaaaatttacaaaaagtaGGTTGTGGAAATCATTAACAAACATATCAAAAACAAAGTATACattcaaaacataaaatatctaaatcatGACTTACATCTATGTTCTACCGTGACTCGTTTTCTGAAACTTCAAATCAAAAATTGCAAGAGGACTGACAAATAGATATCGAATGTACCATTTgagatttaattaaacaaaatacaaatcaaGTACCAAAAAGACTGACGCCCTAGGAAAAGCCTCCTTCATGGCCACATAACTCCCACAAATTTTCCACCTAGACTAATAAATCAACTATCACCTAAAAAACGAAAAAGGTAATATCTTGTGGGTATAAATAAACTCAATAAGTAATCTACTTATAAGTTCTTAATTGCATCCATGACTTAGTTAGCTATCATTGGCTTTCGTCTAAAATCTAGGAAGTTCAGACCTAAGTTGTACAACTTTTGGGAGTTCCTGAAGTACCTAAGGTAGTTTCCATGCATGCCATAAACCAAAATGTGGTTTAGAGGAAGTTCACGTAACCTGGTGTCGTAGGATCTCCTGAAGGGCCTAATTGAGCTTTAGAGTGAACAACTTACTTAACTAGCTTACATTTCTTAGGAAGTAAATTATGGGTATCCTAAATTGAAGAGGAGCAACCTCATCAAACATAATAACATGAAGGATGGTATGGCATCATCAATCTTGAACATCATTTATGAAAAGGATAGTTGGTAACCTTCCACAAACCATAACGTCACACTAAAATGGAGGAAAGACCTCGTGTGGAGACAAACTACTGAGTCTACCTGTGTTGCCCATTCTCTTGCTTGAGATGGGTTTATGGAAAAAAATCCTATTTAGAGACTCTTAACCATTTCCATACATGATAAAAGCATTAACACTAAACAACCTCAATGCACTACCTCTATGACCAAACTGAGTCAAACTCAATAGTACTCATCATGAAGCTACCACTAAACATGGTATTTTTAGGTCTATTTGTGTCCCTTagtattaataatttcctaGAGGGAATATGAAGTGGTCTTGGCTCTAGTGATATCATTCACCACTGCTAATAGGCAAGATAAGCTTTCCAAGTTCTCCTACATGCTATAATTGTAAACTAGGTACTTGTATTAAGGACTTTTTGGACTAATTCATGGGGTTAATTATAATCTAGGTGCACTGAAGTTCAGTTCTTTAAGCATAACTCACGATCCATTGGCCTTTGATTCACTGAAAATGTCCTAACATGATAATTGTGACATAACTCTAGTTTTAGTGCTCTAATCTTatcataattttcttattcaaGTTTGTGCAaggatttaaattttgaaatcctATTATTAGTGTTTTAACTAAAATCAAAGTTTCTTGCATAGAAAAAATCTTCTTATATAGCTTAAAACATTTAGTTCTCATCATGGAAGAATGTAGTCTTTTGACACGTATTCTTCTAACATGCAAATCAATATGCTGAGTTTAGCATTCTAATTATGCACTCTAgctatttaaaataatcatgCTCATAAGCTATCATATCCCAATAATTCCTAATATAACAACTTATGGGTCATTTTGTCCTTCGGCCCATTATGGGTCATTTTGTCTTAACTAAAATCAAAGTTTCTTGCATAGAAAAAATCTTCTTATATAGCTTAAAACATTTAGTTCTCATCATAGAAGAATGTAGTCTTTTGACACCTATTCTTCTAACATGCAAATCAATATGCTGAGTTTAGCATTCTAATTATGCACTCTAgctatttaaaataatcatgCTCATAAGCTATCATATCCCAATAATTCCTAATATAACAACTTATGGGTCATTTTGTCCTTCGGCCCATTATGGGTCATTTTATCCTTCGGCCCATTATGGGTCTTGATTGGTCTTAACACACTACcgacaaaagaaagaaaagttggAAAGTTGAGAGAAgtagaagagaagaaagaaagagtggcCAGAGTACTCACCGGACCACCGCCGGAATTCGCCCTCAACCTTGATGTAGTTTCATGGACCTCTATCTTGGAGTTCTAGTGAGGTTCAAGAGGTCGGAGTCCCATTTCTTCCGTCAACAAACCGAGAAGGTCCGTGAGGTGAGTTATTGGTATTCTTAAGATCCAAGACCACCATTTGCCACTCGTGAATATGTTCATTTAGGAGGATTGCTCTACAAGATCAGTGAAGAAACTTGCCCGGGAAATGTGACTGATATCGATATTTCGAGGTCTCTTTCCAAGAACTATAAGGAGGCGAACGACCTATTTTTAACTCTCTTATTTTGGTCTATGTTGAAgtaaagtttaagaaaaaaaatatccagaCCCAGTTTAAATCACGGTCTATAACTTTACCAACGAAACTATATCAGATTTGGATTCTGGatcaaaagatatgaaaaaagagaaaatgggaaaaaatcTAACCAAAAATTTGATTAGAGAGGGAGGGGGGGAGGGAGCGCAATAGGAGAAACGTGTCGAGACCAAAGAGGGACACGAGTCAAGTTTTGGGTGGAGCCACGATTCGTATGCCACGTGGAGCAATGCAGCTTTGTCCTTTCTGTGACGGTCTGACCCAACCCACTAACTCGAGTAACGATCCACAACCCAGTGAAGCAGTCGACCCGCTGTCCAACCTTAACTGCCATCCGAAACCCAGTCCGTGACTCGCGTGTGAGACCTGCAATTGGAATCCTCCTAGGCACTCAGGGCGCGCGGAAGGTGCGTGTAAGCTCCTTTTAGGCCCGTTCGATTTCTATTTGTCCGATTTTTATCCCGATTCTAATCCTAACCatgtttttatgtgaattaaGACCTTATTGGagaaaattagtatttttagAAATGCTATTTGTGTAGAAACGCTAAATGAAGGGCATGCGTCAATCATGTAAGTCACCGGATTTTTAGGAAGCAATACTNTagtatttttagaaatattatttgtgTAGAAACGCTAAATGAAGGGCATGCGTCAATCATGTAAGTCACCGGATTTTTAGGAAGCAATACTCGTAGGGATTGCTTggaatgcatgcatgctagtgaATTTACCTTAGGTGGCAGCTTTCCATGACTGAATTTTAGTAATGTGATTATTACGAGTTTGGATGTAATATGTGAAGCATTATGAGAATCGTCTGAGTGTTGCACTTATGCTTTAAACTTCCgctatatatgtatgtgtttAATTCATGGTTAAAGGAAGATGAGAATTTGTGAACTTTGTGCTCTGGAAGCATGATGATTGCTTGTGTTATCTTTCTTGTTCAATAGGAAGGAATTATGAGCATAGATTTGGGTGCTTGTGACTAAGTATGCTAGACGAGATCCTAGATTGGGAGACCTCTAGAACACCGTGCATATAGACCCGCAAAATGATTACTGGCAGATCCAGAGCCTAGAATTTCAAACCCGATATGTTTGTGAGAGTAGGCACGAGAATCCTAGAGATGCATGAATCCAAGTCTAAGTCACCAAGTTCCACCCTAGAAAGGATAGTAGAACACCACGGTAAGTGTAGGTAGCCCGCTAGAGTTGAGCAGTGTGGGTAGTATCATCAGAATCTCCACTTCCCTCTCTACTCCGATACCGTACCGTCGAGATAGAGCTCCGGTACGAAGATTGTTGAGCTTGGCAGATCCAGATAGGGAAGTGTGACAGGTGCCCAGACTTAGTGGTGATAGCTAAGGGGTCTTCTGAATAGGACTCCTGAGCCGTAGAAACCCATCCCTGAGCGGGAGACGTGGAGCCACGTAGGATGACTTAGTAGCTGACCGGCACACAGGGGGTCGCACCCTGAGTTTAGTGGATGTATGGTCTCGTGAGAGGGTTGTCAGCTAACCTCTTCAGATGATgttcagagagagagacgtATTCAGATCCAGCCATACGATCCCCTCAGATTTACTTATGAGGTCGCCTCACCTCAGGACACTGACCATTTCACTGCATATGATGGGCAAGCCTCCTAAGATACAGAAAAGAGAGTTGTAGCTTAGATCACTCTCCTAAGAAACCTGAGAAAGACCGTGGATACGTAGATAAGGATGCGAAAAGAgactacaagtaggttgcttactgagtatatttttgtactcacccctttctccccttttttttcaagtacCTGTCGATACGGGGAGGTTTTCGAGAGTTGCACTGTCACAGAGGGGTGTCATTCTGGAGCGTGAGTCCCTTGTCGTTTtttagagtcttttgtatttttcttcattattgtattttattttatttttattttgtatttaattttggtgtcatccactcctttttcttgttttaaattttatcaaattttcatctcctattttatcttctttttaatttcatttgttttttatttcatctttttagtcacgattttgttttttgaagcctcgaaaatcgggtCATGACATTATGTATGTTAAATGTCTTAATATGTTGTCGTGAGTTAACAGTCATGTGATGCATGTAGTAGCAGCtctatttcaaaagaaaatatggtCATTACAATTAGCAGAaaggcctttttttttttttttttttttttttttttttttttttttttttttttttttttttttttttttttttttttttttttttttctNtttttttttttttttttttttttttttttttttttttttttttttttttttttttttttttttttttttttttagttctgtCGACAAAAAAAAGTCTTATAATAAAGTCTTATGTTAATAATGACATGAATaatcatattaaaatgaaattttaaaaaaattagggatacaaagatttgaatcttCCCTCTTAGAAAATATCTCTTTTAAAGGACATGAAGGGACATCCCTATTTGGTTCATGTTCTGATGCTTGATACAAAGATTTGAATCATAAGCTACAAATAATGTAATGAAGGGACATCCCTATTTGGTTCTTTGATAGCTCTTGATCTTTTCAACTTTTGCTCAAGCGTCACTTCCCTCCTACACCATATATCTTTTTAGATATGTTCACAACCATATAATTTCAAACCAAtataatttcatgaaatatACCATTTATACCATGATTTTTTGCTACTCCATCTTCCTTTTTAAACTCATCCTAATCTCCCTAATTTATGcataatttttatgtttattgaaTTCTATACTTTTCTAAAGTTCCTTGATCTCTCCAAActttcactttttattttttaatcttattctTAAGAGAGGGTTGTTTTGAAGATATTGTTTTGAGTattcaaattgtaaatctactcttcAACTCAGCTGTGTtgtattcttcaaaatttcaacatcTATAACGGTTTGATCTTGAGTCGTAGAAAGAATTGAGTTTGCTTTtaaactcgtaaaaagagttTGTAGCAGTTTTACTCTAATGTGTGGAACGAGTCAAGAAAGATTTGTAGCAGTTTTACTCTGATGTGTGGAAAGAGTCCAGAAagattattttcaaaattctcaatAGGTACTTATTGAGTGGAGTAAGTCGAGTTTGATTGAACCACGGTAAAGCTACAGTATTATATTCTCTTCTAACACTATTGAAGTGTGAAATTAATATTGTGATTTATTCCTTATTCTAAatctttcataattatttatggtTTTGAATAGAACTATTATTACTTGATGtgttaattattaattgtgATTTTTAATTGATCTAAATAATTCGGAAAATTAAGcatatttaaatacttttttttagaacCTTATTCACCCTCTACGTTGCCATATCCATTCAATAGAGGTGACATTTGACCACAAAGTTCCTTAGAGCACATCTGATCCTTAGGGTTGAGTACAGGATCCTTAAGATAAATTAGTTAGTCACTTTATTTATGTCTATGTCGTGATCCTGTGTATCTTATAATTATGAGGTGCTACCTCGTTTTAGTTTCAATATTGAATGATTTGTCAGGGTCATCGTGGAATAAACTTGATCAATACCGAATTTTTATCTACAAAAGATTTGGTTGGTGAACAGATTCATATTGTCGTGTCAAGTTTTAAGAGGGAACGACCCTTGTGTCTACCAACTACGAAGTACTCGTATGACTTCTCTTCGAGCTTGTAGGCGAAAAAGTAGGAACTCTATTGGAAGACCCATGTCTATTTTAACGTATGATACTAGCACATATCAAGTTCTATTCTTCAGCATCTCATTAAAGTTCAGTTAACTCATTTTAACTTTGTCCTCCATCAAAGTAGTTTTTCACAAAGaatctataaaaattaagttcaTACCATTTAATTAACTATGAAAAACTTAGCTCAAATAACTATGAAAAACTTGGCTTTTCGAAAGTTATTTTCCTtcgattttattaaaagaattgtCCCTTTagatgtaacagcccaaacccactgctagctagtattctcttcattttgcttttcttttcgagctTTGCCTCAAGGNACCCACTGCTAGCTAGTATTCTCTtcattttgcttttcttttcgagctttgcctcaaggtttttaaaatgtgtctgctagatAATGAAGAATCATTGTATGATGTATTGAACAATCATTTTTTCCAATACTTCAGGTTCTATCCATCAGAAGGTCTTCTAATAAAGTTTTATCTTAAAAGATCATCACTAATTTAAGAAGATTAATCGGTCTTGTTAGAGCATGAGTTCTCTAAGTTTCTCTAAAAagttttagatatttatatatattttggaataatataaaaaaattcaaatatttggtcaacatttaataatgaaatggataatcatattaaaatgaaaaattaaaaaatttagagatacaAACATTTGAATATTCCGTCTCAAATATCTTTTTCAAAGGACCCTTAGGGTGTCCTCAAATTGAGTGAGCATGGGAGGTTTGAAAGATTAATGGTTTGAATTTAATCCTCAATGTTCTTCTTGTTATCTAAGCGATAGAACTCCATTTCGGTTTGGGGAATCCATATCTCCTCGTTAAAGTTCTTATACACATCCCTTTTGTAGAATTCTCGAGTCCGGTAAGCCAACACAAACATAACCACAGCTCCAAACAATGTGGTTGCAGCCAATATTGTGAAAGACCCACCAAAGCAATGAGCTCCGGTGCAAGTTAACCCCTTCCCCGCAATCTGCTTATGTTCACGTAAAGCTTCCATATCGTACAACTTCCCAACAACATCCACGTTCAGTATGTAAGACCCAAATGGGGCTGCCAATAGCCCACAATTGAACAGCGTCGAGTAACGTTTAAGACCAAACATCTCAGATATTACGGCAAATAGCATTGGATTTTGAGCTCCAAATCCAAACCCAATAATTATGGCAGCTAAGTAGACGGAGCCTGCGAAAGGGTAGGCGATGAAAAGCTGGCCAATGCAAGTGATGAGAAAGGCAAAAGCAAAGGTTAGAGGACGAGGCAACATGTATTTGGTCATGAGGGTTTCTGAGATGAAGCCAGAGAAAACTCGGCCGAAGAAATTGAATATGGAAACCCACGAAACAAGGATGCCTATGGCTCGTTGTGGGTAGCCAAGTGATTCCCCAACTTGACCTAGATTATCTATAGCGGCTAGAGAGGACCCACATCCAGAAAATGTAGCTAACCAAATAAGAGCCATATCTTTGCTGAACACGGCTTGCAAGATGGTGAAATCCTCCCCTCTTTCAGGCTTGTTCCATATGTTTTGGCAACACGAGGGCGAAACCTCGGGGACTTCCGAACTGGCAGAGGTAGCGAGGGTAGGAGGGTTTTGGTGA is a window of Cucurbita pepo subsp. pepo cultivar mu-cu-16 unplaced genomic scaffold, ASM280686v2 Cp4.1_scaffold000361, whole genome shotgun sequence DNA encoding:
- the LOC111785084 gene encoding uncharacterized protein LOC111785084, with the translated sequence MGDNHETQSWLFVKQVVEGRWFSVFTSFPIMIGCGSPYLFGTYSKLLKTKFDYNQTQLNTLGFAKDLGSNLGVFAGLFAEVAPPWMLFLVGISSNFFSYFMIWLSVSSYVPKPHLWLMFVYIYITSNSQNFPNTAVMVTSVGNFPDQRGIILGLLKGFVGLGGAILTQINLAIHGNQNSIDLLLLLSWLPSIVCFLCFLPIRTIKARKHPQELKVFYHLLYVSIAIAVFLLFLTITQRNIAFSQAGYAGGVAVIVVLICLPLLIAIKEELFLFKLGKQTMNPSVVVSIPREQLKEISKNSLPSVSNVCKEPQRGEDFSILQALLSKDMALIFIATVSACGSSVAAIDNLGQIAESLKYPNHSISILVSWISIFNFFGRVFSGFISETLMTKYKLPRPFLFGLTQVFTCIGLLSIAFPYINSVYVASLIIGFGLGAQTPLIFAIISDLFGLKHYSTLLNCGQLAVPLGSYIMNVEVIGRFYDAEATKIGNVKNGKGLTCTGTHCFSESFMILAAVTLFGAMASLVLAYRTRDFYKGDVYKKYRDDMEVKHSNVELYSSDDKNNEHKMKTHDQSK